One genomic window of Fervidobacterium thailandense includes the following:
- a CDS encoding FMN-binding protein — translation MFLKRVIQISVFLIVSTLAVVMIVNYAEEQKFRQAFKAKLDPMLELLTDDSGKLILSERDVVHILEKQLCLQEEKSFGTGNVRLYLPHCEFTVDNRKFYVLLADSKGYGGWIKVMALFNRELDGSVHLWKIKVLEAKDETDGLGKNVLNEDFQSRFYNIPQSGLENGLKLDLEQFPPTFDEEEAKKQGFILVADVMSYATISAKAVANGIQAMYEYLRSLK, via the coding sequence TTGTTTTTGAAAAGAGTGATCCAAATTTCAGTTTTCCTGATAGTTTCTACGTTGGCTGTTGTGATGATCGTAAACTACGCGGAAGAGCAAAAATTCCGTCAAGCGTTCAAAGCGAAGTTGGACCCCATGTTGGAATTGCTAACAGACGATTCTGGAAAACTTATATTATCAGAGAGGGACGTTGTTCATATCCTTGAAAAGCAGCTGTGCCTGCAAGAAGAAAAATCATTCGGAACTGGTAACGTGAGGTTGTACCTACCTCATTGCGAATTCACAGTGGATAACCGAAAGTTTTACGTACTCTTAGCCGATTCAAAAGGTTACGGTGGTTGGATTAAGGTAATGGCACTTTTCAACCGTGAGCTAGACGGATCCGTTCACCTTTGGAAAATAAAAGTTCTGGAAGCCAAGGATGAGACGGATGGATTAGGAAAGAATGTTTTGAACGAGGACTTTCAAAGCCGTTTTTACAATATTCCTCAGAGTGGCCTGGAGAATGGCCTGAAACTGGATCTCGAACAGTTTCCACCAACCTTTGACGAAGAAGAAGCCAAGAAACAGGGTTTTATACTCGTTGCCGATGTTATGAGCTACGCGACAATTTCCGCAAAAGCGGTTGCAAACGGGATACAAGCTATGTACGAGTATTTAAGAAGTCTCAAGTGA
- a CDS encoding TM1266 family iron-only hydrogenase system putative regulator yields the protein MDNSSSAERYYTIDIIVTDRENAYSKVNELLHEYSDIIKLRVGYPVPDANIAIVFLIVKTTNDRMGAFTGKLGKISGVKVKSIAI from the coding sequence ATGGATAACTCTTCCAGTGCCGAAAGGTACTATACCATCGATATCATTGTAACCGACAGGGAGAATGCCTATTCCAAGGTGAACGAGTTACTCCACGAATACTCCGATATCATCAAGCTCAGGGTGGGTTACCCGGTTCCAGATGCAAATATTGCTATAGTCTTCTTGATCGTTAAGACGACCAATGACAGAATGGGGGCCTTTACCGGAAAGCTTGGCAAGATCTCCGGTGTGAAGGTCAAAAGTATAGCGATATGA